The following are encoded together in the Azospirillum lipoferum 4B genome:
- a CDS encoding XRE family transcriptional regulator, with protein sequence MSQEQLAEAAEVGEKTIADFERESGRQLHIRTLRALRAALEAAGVEIIPENGGGEGVRLKKDRPKEADVI encoded by the coding sequence ATGAGCCAGGAGCAGCTTGCGGAAGCTGCGGAGGTCGGTGAGAAGACCATCGCGGACTTTGAGCGCGAGTCTGGGCGACAGCTCCATATCCGCACCCTTCGCGCCCTCCGTGCAGCGCTGGAGGCTGCCGGTGTGGAAATCATCCCGGAGAACGGCGGCGGTGAAGGGGTTCGTCTGAAGAAGGATCGGCCGAAGGAGGCGGACGTCATTTGA
- a CDS encoding helix-turn-helix domain-containing protein, protein MPDILALNLRRLRLAKGTTQEEERGRRADIDRSYLGTIERAEHKATVVIVGRLTAALPVLPRGLLELPANHPHLARLSENP, encoded by the coding sequence ATGCCCGACATCCTGGCTCTGAACCTCCGCCGCCTGCGCCTTGCCAAGGGCACCACGCAAGAGGAGGAGCGGGGGCGCCGTGCCGACATCGACCGCAGCTATCTCGGCACCATCGAGCGGGCGGAACATAAGGCCACGGTCGTCATTGTCGGCCGCCTGACGGCGGCGCTCCCGGTACTCCCCCGCGGTCTTCTGGAACTTCCCGCCAATCACCCCCACCTCGCGCGGCTTTCCGAAAATCCGTAG
- a CDS encoding DNA -binding domain-containing protein, with the protein MTKPQLEPPVADEPPGSDSLTDYDRLHLVTYLRLLDADAEGADPDEVARIVLRIDPAREPDRARHAHATHLARAQWMTRVGYRHLLRQGMH; encoded by the coding sequence ATGACGAAGCCGCAGCTCGAACCGCCGGTGGCCGACGAACCGCCCGGTTCGGACAGTCTGACCGATTACGACCGCTTGCACCTCGTCACCTATCTGCGCCTACTCGACGCCGATGCGGAGGGGGCCGACCCGGACGAAGTCGCCCGCATCGTGCTGCGCATCGATCCCGCCCGTGAGCCCGACCGCGCCCGGCACGCCCACGCCACCCATCTGGCACGGGCGCAATGGATGACCCGCGTCGGCTACCGCCACCTTCTCCGCCAGGGCATGCACTGA
- a CDS encoding transcriptional regulator domain-containing protein: MNDWRTSTAYQYVLTVPASCWAWEFLRRNRDYQADAAGQLGEPASADGAGDWGLHSPGGSGQERG; this comes from the coding sequence ATGAATGACTGGCGAACATCGACCGCCTACCAGTATGTCCTGACCGTCCCCGCATCCTGTTGGGCGTGGGAGTTCCTGCGCCGCAACAGGGATTATCAGGCGGATGCGGCGGGACAGCTCGGCGAGCCGGCCTCCGCCGATGGAGCCGGCGATTGGGGGTTGCACAGTCCTGGAGGATCCGGGCAAGAGCGGGGCTGA
- a CDS encoding DUF2285 domain-containing protein, producing MRRDSSASRPPPMEPAIGGCTVLEDPGKSGAETLVFWRSEVLPALVRLSPAPRTYAGPGTDLDPWWGMSRQAIFHTAEGFHVALAEGPRERRFWIEGKRLPGRGTPLRALIALDGDLDAQVAALRRFYEAVTNPAAPPDLTPYQTRMLMRTLQALDAHLDGASIRQTAEALFGAERVNADWYRDTPLRDQVRYLIRRGRWLMEGGYRELLRRGAL from the coding sequence ATGCGGCGGGACAGCTCGGCGAGCCGGCCTCCGCCGATGGAGCCGGCGATTGGGGGTTGCACAGTCCTGGAGGATCCGGGCAAGAGCGGGGCTGAGACCCTGGTGTTCTGGCGGTCCGAGGTGCTGCCGGCCCTGGTCCGGCTGTCGCCGGCCCCCAGGACGTATGCCGGTCCGGGCACCGACCTCGATCCCTGGTGGGGGATGTCGCGCCAAGCCATCTTCCACACCGCAGAGGGCTTCCACGTTGCGCTGGCCGAAGGGCCGCGCGAGCGTCGCTTCTGGATCGAGGGCAAGCGCCTGCCCGGACGCGGCACGCCGCTGCGGGCGCTGATCGCGCTGGACGGTGACCTCGACGCCCAGGTCGCAGCACTCCGCCGGTTCTACGAGGCGGTGACCAACCCGGCCGCTCCCCCCGACCTGACGCCGTACCAGACCCGCATGCTCATGCGCACCCTCCAGGCACTCGACGCCCACCTCGACGGCGCCAGCATCCGGCAAACGGCCGAAGCGCTGTTCGGTGCCGAGCGCGTCAACGCCGACTGGTACCGGGACACGCCGTTGCGCGATCAGGTGCGGTACCTGATCCGCCGGGGGCGTTGGCTGATGGAGGGCGGGTATCGGGAGTTGTTGCGGAGGGGGGCGCTGTAG